A window of Passer domesticus isolate bPasDom1 chromosome 18, bPasDom1.hap1, whole genome shotgun sequence contains these coding sequences:
- the PAXX gene encoding protein PAXX isoform X3 — translation MAEPAGPFRVLRTGTGRFLCYCGPDRAVYVTDAMEVWAGELGGCPELGSRCPPEEHGAMLRAALGHGAAALSLGPGSGTLRLPGEPRCPALALAPLPAAEARSQLQALVFGMAGCIESLQRRLEAVETLASSCSPEKNAARSQQLFLPARRRHLE, via the exons ATGGCGGAACCGGCGGGGCCGTTCCGTGTGCTGCGAACCGGGACGGGCCGATTCCTCTGCTACTGCGGACCCGACCGCGCCGTCTA TGTGACCGACGCGATGGAGGTCTGGGCCGGGGAGCTCGGCGGCTGCCCGGAGCTCGGCTCT CGGTGCCCGCCGGAGGAGCACGGCGCGATGCTCAG GGCCGCCCTGGGTCACGGGGCCGCCGCGCTGAGCCTGGGCCCGGGTTCGGGCACGCTGCGGCTGCCGGGGGAGCCGCGGTGCCCGGCCCTGGCCCTCGCCCCGCTGCCCGCCGCCGAGGCGCGCAGCCAGCTGCAGGCGCTGGTCTTCGGCATGGCCGGCTGCATCGAGAGCCTGCAGAGGCGCCTGGAAG CAGTGGAGACGTTAGCATCTTCCTGCAGCCCCGAGAAGAATGCTGCCCGGAGCCAGCAGCTCTTCCTGCCAG CAAGAAGGCGCCATCTGGAGTGA
- the PAXX gene encoding protein PAXX isoform X2 → MAEPAGPFRVLRTGTGRFLCYCGPDRAVYVTDAMEVWAGELGGCPELGSRCPPEEHGAMLRAALGHGAAALSLGPGSGTLRLPGEPRCPALALAPLPAAEARSQLQALVFGMAGCIESLQRRLEAVETLASSCSPEKNAARSQQLFLPDPSPRKSKASGSALPAKRKVPGESLINPGFKSKKAPSGVNFEDS, encoded by the exons ATGGCGGAACCGGCGGGGCCGTTCCGTGTGCTGCGAACCGGGACGGGCCGATTCCTCTGCTACTGCGGACCCGACCGCGCCGTCTA TGTGACCGACGCGATGGAGGTCTGGGCCGGGGAGCTCGGCGGCTGCCCGGAGCTCGGCTCT CGGTGCCCGCCGGAGGAGCACGGCGCGATGCTCAG GGCCGCCCTGGGTCACGGGGCCGCCGCGCTGAGCCTGGGCCCGGGTTCGGGCACGCTGCGGCTGCCGGGGGAGCCGCGGTGCCCGGCCCTGGCCCTCGCCCCGCTGCCCGCCGCCGAGGCGCGCAGCCAGCTGCAGGCGCTGGTCTTCGGCATGGCCGGCTGCATCGAGAGCCTGCAGAGGCGCCTGGAAG CAGTGGAGACGTTAGCATCTTCCTGCAGCCCCGAGAAGAATGCTGCCCGGAGCCAGCAGCTCTTCCTGCCAG accccagccccaggaagaGTAAGGCTTCTGGCTCAGCTTTGCCAGCCAAAAGGAAGGTACCGGGGGAGTCTCTCATTAACCCTGGTTTCAAAag CAAGAAGGCGCCATCTGGAGTGAATTTCGAGGACTCCTGA
- the PAXX gene encoding protein PAXX isoform X1, which produces MAEPAGPFRVLRTGTGRFLCYCGPDRAVYVTDAMEVWAGELGGCPELGSRCPPEEHGAMLRAALGHGAAALSLGPGSGTLRLPGEPRCPALALAPLPAAEARSQLQALVFGMAGCIESLQRRLEAVETLASSCSPEKNAARSQQLFLPDPSPRKSKASGSALPAKRKVPGESLINPGFKRSVLGLDAARWAPCGLCSEVLWQQGLGLMTLMFPPSPSSKKAPSGVNFEDS; this is translated from the exons ATGGCGGAACCGGCGGGGCCGTTCCGTGTGCTGCGAACCGGGACGGGCCGATTCCTCTGCTACTGCGGACCCGACCGCGCCGTCTA TGTGACCGACGCGATGGAGGTCTGGGCCGGGGAGCTCGGCGGCTGCCCGGAGCTCGGCTCT CGGTGCCCGCCGGAGGAGCACGGCGCGATGCTCAG GGCCGCCCTGGGTCACGGGGCCGCCGCGCTGAGCCTGGGCCCGGGTTCGGGCACGCTGCGGCTGCCGGGGGAGCCGCGGTGCCCGGCCCTGGCCCTCGCCCCGCTGCCCGCCGCCGAGGCGCGCAGCCAGCTGCAGGCGCTGGTCTTCGGCATGGCCGGCTGCATCGAGAGCCTGCAGAGGCGCCTGGAAG CAGTGGAGACGTTAGCATCTTCCTGCAGCCCCGAGAAGAATGCTGCCCGGAGCCAGCAGCTCTTCCTGCCAG accccagccccaggaagaGTAAGGCTTCTGGCTCAGCTTTGCCAGCCAAAAGGAAGGTACCGGGGGAGTCTCTCATTAACCCTGGTTTCAAAaggtcagtgctggggctggatgCTGCTCGCTGGGCACCCTGTGGGCTCTGCTCTGAAGTTTTGTGGCAGCAGGGCTTGGGGCTCATGACTCTGATGTTTCCTCCATCTCCTTCCAGCAAGAAGGCGCCATCTGGAGTGAATTTCGAGGACTCCTGA
- the CLIC3 gene encoding LOW QUALITY PROTEIN: chloride intracellular channel protein 3 (The sequence of the model RefSeq protein was modified relative to this genomic sequence to represent the inferred CDS: inserted 1 base in 1 codon; substituted 1 base at 1 genomic stop codon): MGSSTACQAGLGHVPYHLHPAPSGADPNENMPGQKGSXALLLCXQASEDGESVGHCPFCQRLFMVLLLKGVPFTLTTVDVKRALDVLKDFAPGAQLPVLLYNGEPKTDTVTIEEFLEDQLGPPMCPSLVPQYPESSLAGNDIFHKFSAFIKNPVPAQDEALQRSLLRALLKLDEYLNAPLEHELAQDPHLRVSRRHFLDGDHLTLADCNLLPKLNIVQVVCQHYRHFGIPKDLQGVWRYLNSASETKEFKYTCPNSQEIIEAYRSVVRAPQ, translated from the exons atgggcagcagcacagcttgtcaggctgggctggggcatgTGCCCTATCATCTTCATCCTGCACCCTCTGGGGCGGACCCCAATGAGAACATGCCAGGGCaaaagggcagctgagctctcctTCTGT TACAGGCAAGCGAGGATGGGGAGAGCGTAGGGCACTGCCCCTTCTGCCAGCGGCTCTTCATGGTGCTGCTGCTCAAAGGGGTGCCCTTCACCCTCACCACTGTGGACGTGAAGAG GGCGCTGGATGTGCTGAAGGACTTCGCTCCAGGTGCCCAGCTGCCCGTCCTCCTCTACAACGGCGAGCCCAAGACCGACACCGTCACCATTGAGGAGTTCCTGGAGGACCAGCTGGGCCCCCCCAT GTGCCCCAGTCTGGTCCCACAGTACCCGGAGTCAAGTCTGGCTGGGAACGACATTTTCCACAAATTCTCTGCCTTCATCAAGAACCCAGTACCTGCCCAGGACGAGG ctctgcagcggAGCCTGCTGCGGGCCTTGCTGAAGCTGGATGAGTACCTGAATGCCCCTCTGGAGCACGAGCTGGCCCAGGACCCCCACCTCCGGGTCTCCCGGCGCCATTTCCTTGACGGAGACCACCTCACATTGGCTGACTGCAACCTGCTGCCAAAGCTCAACATTGTTCAG GTTGTGTGCCAGCACTACCGCCACTTTGGGATCCCCAAGGACCTGCAGGGCGTGTGGCGGTACCTCAACAGTGCCAGTGAGACCAAGGAGTTCAAATACACCTGCCCCAACAGCCAGGAGATTATAGAAGCGTATCGTTCCGTGGTCCGGGCACCGCAGTGA